A single genomic interval of Koleobacter methoxysyntrophicus harbors:
- the ribE gene encoding riboflavin synthase, which translates to MFTGIIEEIGKIKSIKKSGDGASIVIEARKVLEDVKLGDSIAVNGVCLTVNHFNHNSFTVDVMAETMRRSNLKNLKAGDLVNLERAVAVGARLGGHLVSGHIDDVGIIRQYEKEDNAVWVTIEPPPQLLKYIIHKGSIAVDGISLTVAYVDDRIFKVSIIPHTRDETTLIDKGVGQLVNLECDMIGKYIEKLIKTGMEEKQGKKGITMEFLAQYGFDR; encoded by the coding sequence ATGTTTACGGGAATTATTGAGGAAATTGGGAAAATCAAAAGCATTAAGAAAAGCGGTGATGGAGCCAGCATTGTCATTGAAGCTAGAAAGGTTTTAGAAGATGTAAAGCTGGGTGATAGTATTGCCGTCAATGGAGTATGTCTGACAGTTAACCATTTTAACCATAACAGTTTTACAGTAGATGTGATGGCAGAAACCATGAGGAGAAGTAATTTAAAAAATCTTAAAGCGGGTGATCTAGTTAACCTGGAAAGGGCAGTAGCAGTTGGAGCACGACTGGGAGGACATCTTGTAAGCGGGCATATTGACGATGTAGGGATAATTCGTCAGTATGAAAAGGAGGATAATGCCGTATGGGTGACTATTGAACCTCCTCCTCAATTGTTAAAATACATTATTCATAAAGGTTCTATTGCCGTAGATGGAATTAGTTTGACAGTGGCATATGTAGATGACCGGATTTTCAAGGTATCTATTATTCCCCACACAAGGGACGAAACAACCTTGATTGATAAAGGAGTTGGGCAACTGGTGAATCTTGAATGTGATATGATTGGAAAATATATAGAAAAGCTTATAAAAACAGGTATGGAAGAAAAACAGGGAAAAAAAGGAATAACAATGGAGTTTCTTGCCCAATATGGTTTTGATCGATAG
- a CDS encoding bifunctional 3,4-dihydroxy-2-butanone-4-phosphate synthase/GTP cyclohydrolase II, translating to MKFQFNTIEEAIEDIKRGRMIVVVDDEDRENEGDLVAAAELVTSDIINFMAKYGRGLICLTITEERVIELDLPQMVSQNTDEHGTAFTVSIDAVETTTGISAPERALTIRKAVSPDAKPNDFKRPGHVFPLAAKKGGVLTRAGHTEASVDLARLAGLYPAGVICEIMNEDGTMARVPELMEFVKKHQLKIITIADLIAYRRKTERIIRRVAEANMPTKYGDFKIFGYENTLNNEHHIALVKGKVEGEEPVLVRVHSECLTGDAFGSLRCDCGDQLAAAMKKIEKEGKGIILYMRQEGRGIGLINKLRAYALQDQGYDTVEANLALGFPEDMRDYGIGVQILKDLGVHKIKLMTNNPRKLVGLSGYGLEIVERIPIQINHNERNRDYLKTKKRKLGHMLEFKKEERK from the coding sequence ATGAAGTTTCAATTTAATACAATTGAAGAGGCTATTGAAGACATCAAACGGGGAAGGATGATTGTAGTTGTTGATGATGAAGACCGTGAAAATGAAGGAGATCTGGTTGCAGCTGCCGAATTGGTAACTTCTGATATTATCAATTTTATGGCAAAATATGGGAGAGGCCTGATTTGCCTCACCATAACGGAAGAGCGAGTGATTGAACTGGATTTGCCCCAGATGGTTTCACAGAATACCGATGAACATGGGACTGCCTTTACCGTTTCCATTGATGCTGTAGAAACAACCACCGGTATTTCTGCCCCAGAAAGGGCTCTAACCATTAGAAAAGCCGTTTCCCCTGACGCAAAACCTAATGACTTCAAACGACCAGGACATGTTTTCCCCCTTGCCGCCAAAAAGGGTGGTGTATTAACAAGGGCTGGACATACTGAAGCATCAGTGGATCTGGCAAGACTGGCAGGATTATATCCGGCCGGAGTTATCTGTGAGATTATGAATGAAGATGGGACGATGGCCAGGGTTCCGGAATTGATGGAATTTGTAAAAAAGCACCAACTAAAAATTATTACGATTGCTGACCTTATTGCTTATCGAAGGAAAACGGAGCGGATTATCCGAAGAGTTGCGGAAGCCAACATGCCTACTAAATATGGAGATTTTAAGATTTTTGGCTACGAAAATACTTTGAATAATGAACACCATATAGCACTGGTAAAGGGTAAGGTAGAAGGAGAAGAACCTGTACTGGTGCGGGTACATTCCGAATGCTTGACCGGGGATGCCTTTGGATCCCTTCGATGCGACTGTGGAGATCAGCTGGCAGCTGCCATGAAAAAAATTGAAAAGGAAGGAAAAGGGATTATCCTTTATATGAGACAAGAAGGGCGTGGCATTGGATTAATTAACAAGCTGCGGGCATACGCCCTCCAAGATCAAGGATATGATACAGTTGAGGCTAACTTGGCTCTAGGATTTCCTGAGGATATGAGGGATTATGGGATAGGGGTGCAAATCCTGAAAGACCTGGGAGTGCATAAAATCAAACTGATGACTAATAACCCAAGAAAACTGGTGGGATTATCTGGATACGGTCTTGAGATTGTAGAGAGGATTCCTATTCAAATAAATCATAATGAAAGAAATAGAGATTATTTAAAAACTAAAAAAAGAAAACTAGGACATATGCTAGAGTTTAAGAAGGAGGAAAGAAAATGA
- the ribE gene encoding 6,7-dimethyl-8-ribityllumazine synthase gives MKMYEGKLIAEGLKFGIVVARFNEFIGSKLLSGALDAIKRHGGVEENIEIAWVPGAFEIPLVAKKMAKSGKYDAVICLGAVIRGATPHFDYVSNEVSKGIALVGLETEVPTVFGVLTTDTIEQAIERAGTKAGNKGFDVAVTAIEMANLIREL, from the coding sequence ATGAAAATGTATGAAGGCAAATTAATTGCAGAGGGATTGAAATTTGGAATTGTTGTGGCTAGATTTAATGAATTTATTGGCAGCAAATTATTGTCAGGAGCACTGGATGCTATTAAGAGGCATGGTGGTGTAGAAGAGAATATTGAAATAGCATGGGTACCTGGAGCTTTTGAAATTCCTCTAGTTGCTAAAAAAATGGCTAAATCTGGTAAATATGATGCGGTAATTTGTCTAGGGGCAGTTATTCGAGGAGCAACACCCCATTTTGACTATGTCTCCAATGAAGTGAGTAAGGGTATTGCCCTAGTGGGATTAGAAACAGAAGTGCCTACCGTTTTTGGAGTATTAACCACCGATACCATTGAACAAGCCATTGAGAGGGCTGGCACCAAGGCCGGAAATAAAGGTTTTGATGTAGCTGTTACTGCCATAGAAATGGCCAATTTAATAAGGGAATTATAA